Part of the Bacillus andreraoultii genome is shown below.
CAGGACTACGAACAGCACTCGTTATTACAATTGGAGTCGCAACGATTGGAACATTTATCGGTGCAGGTGGACTTGGGGATATTATTCTTCGTGGAACGAACGCCTCGGAAGGAACAACGATTATTTTAGCAGGTGCTATCCCAACTGCACTAATGGCTATTCTCGCTGATGCCGTCATGGGGTGGCTAGAAAGGAAGTTAGCACCGGGTATGAAAAATAGAGGCAATAATTCATTTACGAAAGTGGAAATAGGAGATAACATCAATATCCAATAAGCTGTCGGTTTCGGCAGCTTTATTAACTAATTCAGTGCTATTAGTATATACTGATACTCTTTGTTTAAAGTTAGGCAATCCTATTCTTTATTTCTAGTCCATTTTCTTACATTCGGTGGAAACCTTTTCTTTTCGCTTGCATTGAAATAGGATGAAGATACCTCCTTAGTGCTATCACTTTTATATAGAAAAATAAACAATAATGTGTAAAATAGATATATAGAAAACGAGAGAATGTCAAACTTTCCACTGATAGAATAGAAAAAAGAGAGGATGAGTACATTGAAATATAAACGTCTATTTTTATTTCTAAGTTTTCTTCTCATTATTAGTCTAATCGGATGTAGTAATAAGGAGATCCAGCCTAACGATGTATTTGCCACATATGTTAAGAATTGGGAGAAACAAAATTTTAATAAAATGTATGCTATGCACTCTTCCAAAGCAAAAGAGGCCATTAGTAAAGAAGACTTTACGAAAAGATATAAAAAAATATACAGCGATTTGGAAGTAAAAGATTTAAAGATTACATATAAAAAACCTCCAAAAGATGAAAAGGTGGATAAAAATACAAAATCAGTAACGATTCCTTTTACCGTATCCATGAATACGATTGCAGGGCCAATCAAGTTTGATCAAAAGGCAAAACTAGTGAAAGTTGACAAAGATGATCAAGTAGATTGGCAAGTCAATTGGAACACTGGTTTTATCTTCGCAGGGATGGAGCCAGAAGACCGGATTAGTTTAGACGTGAAAAAAGCTTCACGTGGGCAAATCCTCGATCGGAATGGGGAAGGACTCGCGATTAATGGTGATGTATATGAAGTGGGAATCGTTCCAGAACAACTAGGTGACCAAGCCGACATGATTAAAGATAAGCTTTCAAAAATCGTCGGTACTTCCGTTGAGAAAATCGACCAAGCATTAAATGCCGACTGGGTGAAGCCACAATATTTTGTGCCGATAAAGAAAATCCCGAATTCGCAAAGTGGTGTCGTTAGTCAACTTGATGGCATTCCAGGAGTTCAAGTACAAAAATCATCATCACGGGAATATCTTCTTGGGGATGCAGCGGCCCATTTAGTCGGGTATGTTGACGAAGTTTCCGCAGAAGATATTGAAAAAAATGAAGGGTATTCACCTGGTGATGTTATTGGTAAAAGAGGGCTAGAGCAGTTATTTGAAGATCAGTTAAAAGGAGAAAATGGAATAATCATTTATATTGAGAAACCAGATGGGACAAAAATGGAGTTAGCAGAAAAACCGTTGAAAAATGGAAAAACAATTCAATTAACGATTGATAGTAAAATTCAAAAAGAACTAGTAAAACAGTTTAATGGAAGGCCGGGAACAGCAGTAGCGATGAATCCGAAAACGGGGGAGGTATTAGCGCTAGTAAGCAGTCCGTCCTTTAATCCAAATGAATATATGTTCCTATCAGCGAATGAACGAAAAGCATTGGATGAGAAAGATTCGGAACCATTATTAAATCGGTTCGTCTACCCTCATACACCAGGGTCGGTAATGAAGCCATTTACTGCCGGTATTGCATTAGAAACGGGTGCAATGACAACCGATTTAAGTCGTGATATTAAAACGAAACAATGGCAAAAGGATTCTTCCTGGGGTGGCTATTATGTTACGCGGGTAAAAGATCCGGGGAAACCAGTCAATTTACGGGATGCACTCGTCTTTTCTGATAATATTTATTTTGCGCAAACAGCATTAGATGTCGGAGCAAAAAAATTCACGTCAGAAATGAAAAAGTTTGGTTTTGGTGAAGAAATTCCGTTTATTTATCCATTAAAATCTTCACAAATTT
Proteins encoded:
- a CDS encoding penicillin-binding transpeptidase domain-containing protein translates to MKYKRLFLFLSFLLIISLIGCSNKEIQPNDVFATYVKNWEKQNFNKMYAMHSSKAKEAISKEDFTKRYKKIYSDLEVKDLKITYKKPPKDEKVDKNTKSVTIPFTVSMNTIAGPIKFDQKAKLVKVDKDDQVDWQVNWNTGFIFAGMEPEDRISLDVKKASRGQILDRNGEGLAINGDVYEVGIVPEQLGDQADMIKDKLSKIVGTSVEKIDQALNADWVKPQYFVPIKKIPNSQSGVVSQLDGIPGVQVQKSSSREYLLGDAAAHLVGYVDEVSAEDIEKNEGYSPGDVIGKRGLEQLFEDQLKGENGIIIYIEKPDGTKMELAEKPLKNGKTIQLTIDSKIQKELVKQFNGRPGTAVAMNPKTGEVLALVSSPSFNPNEYMFLSANERKALDEKDSEPLLNRFVYPHTPGSVMKPFTAGIALETGAMTTDLSRDIKTKQWQKDSSWGGYYVTRVKDPGKPVNLRDALVFSDNIYFAQTALDVGAKKFTSEMKKFGFGEEIPFIYPLKSSQISRDGNISNEILLADSGYGQGEVQTNIVQLAAGYTTFINDGNMIKPILLTSDEKAQVWKKGVVSTEHAKVITEYLRDVVRDKAGTAHSANMDQLPLSGKTGTAEVGKTTQGERAVENGWFVAYNTESPDLLIAMTMEGVEGGSKTVVKAVKEVFTNAKK